TTCGTTCACCGAAGCGGAATTTGCCCTCGAGGTCTGCGAGCGGGTGCTCGACGTGTTCCAGCCGACACCCGACAACCCGGTCATCCTCAACCTGCCGGCCACCGTCGAGGTGGCCATGCCCAATGTCTATGCCGACCAGATCGAGTGGTTCTGCCGCAATATCTCCAGGCGGGACTCGGTCGTCATCAGCCTGCATCCGCATAATGATCGCGGCACCGGCGTCGCCGCCACCGAGCTGGGGCTGCTGGCGGGTGCCGACCGGGTCGAGGGCTGCCTGTTCGGTAATGGCGAGCGCACCGGCAATGTCGACCTGGTGACGCTGGCCTTGAACCTCTACACCCAAGGCATCGACCCCAAGCTCGACTTCTCCGGCATGCGCGAGGTGGTCGGCACGGTGGAACATTGCAACGGATTGCCGGTGCATCCGCGCCACCCCTATGCCGGCGAACTGGTGTTCACCGCCTTTTCCGGTTCCCACCAGGATGCCATCAAGAAAGGGTTCGCTGCCCACGAAACCCGCAATGACGGCATCTGGGAGATGCCCTACCTGCCGATCGACCCGGCCGATCTCGGCGAGACCTACGAGGCGGTGATCCGGGTCAACAGCCAATCCGGCAAGGGCGGCATCGCTTGGGTGCTGGAACAGGACCGGGGGCTGAAACTGCCGCGCCGTTTCCAGGTCGATTTCAGCCGCACCGTGCAGGAGATCGCCGACCGGACGGGCAAGGAAATGACCTCCGAGAGCATCTGGCAGGCCTTCGAGGCGGCCTATCATCTCGACGGGAACAAACGTTTCGCGCTGGTCGATTACGAAGCGGCGGGCCTGCGCCGTCCCGGCGACAAGCGTCGTTTCGCCGGCCATATCCGCATCGACGGCGAAGTGCGGGCGATCGCAGGCATCGGCAATGGCCTGATCTCCGGGGTGGTGGCGGCGCTGAACGACGGCTGCGGCATCGACATGGAGGTGGTCGACTATCACGAGCACGCGCTGCGCCGCGGTTCGGATGCCCAGGCCGCGGCCTATGTCGAAGCGCGCCTGGCCGACGGCCGCACGGTGTTCGGCGTCGGCATCGACGGCGATGTCGCGACCGCCTCGGTGAAGGCCGTGCTCGGCGCCGCCAACGCCGCGTGATGCCAAGGAATGGCGGCGGGCACCAAGGCCCGCCGCCTCTCGCGCATGGCCGGAGAAGGTTCAGACCGAGGCCGGTTCGGGCCGTCGCCGCGTCATCAGCCAGAGGATCAGGCCGAGCACCAGGATGACCGGCGGTACCCCGAGCAGGGCAACGGCGGTCCAGCCATAGAGGTTGTAGAAGGCGCCGGCGATGAAGGTCGACAGCGACACGCAGGTGAACATGATGAACTCGTTGGCTGCCTGGACCTTGGCCCGCTCTTCCGGCGCGTGGTTCTCGGTCAGGAGAATGGTCGCGCCGACATACATGAAGTTCCAGCCGATGCCGCTCATGAGAAGCCCGACCCAGAAATGGCCGAGCGTCGTTCCGGAGACGCCGATCGCCGCGCTTGCCAGCAGCAGCACGGCGCCGGTCAGGATCACCGTCGAGGTGCCGATCCGGGCGGTCAGCTTGCCGGTCAGGAACGACGGCGCGAACATGCCGAGCAGATGCCATTGGATGACGGTGGCGGCTTCGCCGATGCTGTAGCCGCAGCCGATCACCGCCAGCGGCGTGGCGGTCATGACGAAGCCCATGACGCTGTAGCCGACCGAGCCGGCGGCGACCGCCACGATGAACGGCGGGGTCTTCATGATGTCCGCCAGTGGCCGGCCGCCTTCCGACCTGACGGCCTTGGCGACCGGCGGGACCTTCAGAAAGGCGGTCAGCACGAAGGTCAGCAAGGCCAGCACGGTGATGGCGGCGAACGACCCGGCAAAGGCCACCGGCGCCAGCAGGTCGCGGCTGAACGCGGCGAGCTGCGGTCCGCCGACGGCGGCCAGCACGCCGCCGGCAAGCACGAGCGAGATCGCCGAGGCACGGTTGTCGGGCTCGGTGACCTCGCCCGCGGCGAAACGGTAATATTGGGCGAAGGCCTTGAACATCCCCATCAGGAAATTGCCGGCGCAGAACAGCCAGAAGCTGCCGCCAATGATGGCGAAGGTGGCCAGCGCGCCGCCGGCGACGCCGATCATCGCGCCGACCATGAAGCCCGGACGCCGCCCGATGCGTGCCATCAGCATGGAGGCGCCGATGGTGGTGACGGCGGAGGCCACGATGGTCAGCGAGAAGGGCAGGGTGGCGAGGTTCTTGTCGATCGCCAGGCTCTGGCCGACCAGGCTGATCAGCGTGAAGCCGATCGACAGGTAGCAAACGTAGAGCGCTTCCGCGAGGCAGAGCAGAATGACATTGCGATTCATGTGGGTCCCCTCTGGTGGGGCCGCCCATGCCTTGTTGTTCATGGCTTTGGGATCGGCGCCGGGTTGGTCTGGACGTCAGGCAATGGCCTTTTCCGTTCGAGGCCGCTCGGACGCCCTGAGCTTGGCGAGCGCCCGCTGGCCCGCGGCCGCGCGCTCGCGGACCATCGGCACGGCCGCGGCGCGGATCTCGGCCAGCAGTTCCGGCGGGGCATTCTGGACGGTGATGTCGAAGGGCGGCTCGGGTTGGTATTCGAGGAAGAGCTGCAGCCGCCTGGCGACATCCTCGCCGCACAGCAGGGCCGCCACCTTGAAACCGAAATCGATGCCGGCGGTGACGCCGCCGCCGGAAATGCGGTTGCGGTCGACCACCACGCGCTGATCGACCGGGATAGCCCCGAAGGCCTTGAGCTGGTCGATCAGTAGCCAATGGCAGGCCGATCTGTAGCCGTCGAGCAGGCCGGCGCCACCGAGCATCAGACAGCCCGCGCAGACCGAGGTGAGGTAGCGGGCGGAACCGCCCTTGTCGCGCAGGAAGGCCTGCAGGTCGTCATCGTCCATGACGGTGACCTGGCCCGGGCCGCCGCCGACGCAGAGCACGTCGAGATCCGGGCAGTCGGCGAAAGTGGTGGTCGGCATCAGCGGCAGGCCGACATCGCTGACCACCGGTTCGATCCGCTTCCAGAGGAGGTGGATGCGCGCATTCGGCAGGCGGGCGAAGACTTCGAACGGCCCGGTGACATCGAGCTGGGTCATTCCGGGAAAGAACAGCAGTCCGATCTGGATCGGCTTGTCCGACATGGGGCGTACCTCGCGGTTGGAATGACGCCACGTTGACGGAGAGCCGGATTTACCGAAATGTCATAGTGGACGCATTTCCTGCCAGTCCTTGCCAGGACCGCCATGGCTTCAGATCCCCGCCGCCTCGTCTTCGTGCTGTTCGAGGGTTGCCTGCTGCTCGATTTCGCCGGCCCGCTGCAGGTGTTCGAGCTGGCCTGCGAAACCGCACCGGCGCATCAGCCGCCCTATCGTTGGCAGATCGCGTCGCTCGCCGGCGGACTGGTGCGGACATCGTCCGGCCTTGAGGTCATGACGACGGCGCTTGGCGATTGCGACCTGGTGGGGGTCGATACATTGGTTGTCGGCGGCGGGCCGGGAGTGCATCAGGCGGCGGCCGATGCCGAACTGGTCGACTGGTTCCGCCGTAACGCGCCGGCGGTCGGGCGCGTCTGCTCGGTCTGCACCGGCGCCTTTGTGCTGGCCGCGGCCGGCCTGCTGCAAGGCCGCCGGGCCGTGACCCATTGGGGCTCCTGCGGGCTGTTGAGCGAGCGTTATCCCGACATCGCCGTGTCGACCGACCCGGTGTTCATTCGCGACGGCGGCATCTGGACCTCGGCGGGGGTCACCGCCGGCATCGATCTGGCGCTCGCCTTGCTGGAAAACGATCTCGGCCATCGCGAGGCCATGCGGGTGGCACGCCGGCTGGTGGTCTTCCTGAAACGTCCCGGCGGCCAGGCCCAGTTCAGCGTGCCGCTGACCCTGCAATCCGAGGCGGAGCAGGGTTTCGAAAACCTGTCGGCCTGGATCCAGGACAACCTCCAGCGGGATCTGCGGGTGGAAGTGCTTGCCGACAAGGCCGGCATGAGCCCACGCACCTTCGCCCGCCTGTTCCGGCAGAAGACCGGCCGGACCCCCGGCAAGGTGGTCGAGGAGTTCCGCGTCGAGGCGGCACGGCGGGCGCTCGAGGAAAGCGCGCTCAGCATGAAGGAGATCGCGGCGCGCGCCGGCTTCCAGGACGAGGAGCATATGCGCCGCGCCTTCCGTCGACGATTGAACGTGCTGCCGCAGGATTATCGGATCCGGTTTCGCCGGGGCGAGGCCGGCACGGGCTCTGGAACCAAGCCTCTCCCTCCGGTGCGCCTTGGCTCGGCCCCTTAGGCCCCCGCCTTCTCGAGGTTCGCCACCACCGTCGCCAGCGCCTTCAGGAAAGCCGTGCGCTCCGCCTCGTCCAATCCCGTCAGGGCGGCGCCGTTCACCGCCACGATCGCTTCGCGCACCGCCCGCATCTTCTCGATGGCATCCGGCGTCAGCGAGATCAGCGTGCTGCGCCCGTCCTGCGGGTCGGGCCTGCGCAGGATCAGCCCGTCGCGCTCCATCCGGGTGAGCGTCGCCGCCATGGTCGGTTGCTCGATGGCGGCTGCCTCGGTCAGTGCCTTCTGGGACAGCGCGGCGCCGTCGCCGAGGGCGAAGAACACCGGCAGATGACCGGAGGAGACGCCGATCTCCTTCAATCGGCGATCAATGGCGCGGGCGAACAGGCGCGCCGCCCAATTGGTCATGTAGCCGGCGGACCGGGTGCGTCGGAAGGTCATTTGTATAGCTTGCTATTGAAATATATTGCATGCTATATAACCGCTTGATTGGAGCCACCGCAAGCAGGTCCCGCCAAGCCGCCAGCGGAGGGCAGGCGGGTCCCGGCGACCATCTCTTCGGGGCAGCGGCATCGATCGCTTCAGGCATGACCTCCACCCCTCGAAACGGGAGCAATCCGTCATGACCATACGCCTGGTCTTCCACATCCTCGCCATTTGCGGCGCCGCGACCTTCGCCGGCGCCATGCTCAATATTGGCCTCTCCTTCGGCGCCTATTGGAAGAGGCTGCCACCGGCCGAGTTCCTCGACTGGTTCGGCGCCAATGGCTGGCTCATCGGGCGGACCATCCCGCTCTTTGTCGTCCCGACCTTCATCGGGCTTGCCGGCGCGCTCTGGCTCGACTGGAACGCGCCGGTCGCAAGGGGGCTCTGGCTCGCATCCCTGGCCGCGATGATCGGCATCGGGGTCATCACCTTCGCCTGGCACATCCCGACCAACAACGCCTTCGCGGCCAAGTCCATCGCGCTGGCCGACATCAGGGCGACACTGGATCTCTGGCTCCAGCTGCATGCCGTCCGCATCCTGCTGGGCCTGGCCTCAGCCGTTCTCGGGGTGGTGGCGATCAGCCGGTGAGATCGATGATCGCCTATGGCCGTCCGCGTCAGCGGCCGCTTCGCCGCGCCAGCGGAATGACCAGGTGAACCATGCCGAGCACCATGGGCGGGACAGCCAGCGCGGTGACCGCCCAGGTCGGCCAGCCGGTGGTGAGCGGGGCGAGTGCGAACAGCAACGCATTGATCAGGGCATAGGCGCCGAACATCAAAATGGCCAGGAAACGGCAGTGGGCAAGCGTTGCGGTGGCGGCGCGAACACGGGGCATGGCAAGCTTTCGAATGTCGAAACGAAACGGGTCGTTCTTATGTGGGTCTTGATATAAACGGACCGTTCCGTTATGGCAAGGTCGCGCATCACGAAAATCGTCTGGGAGTTCCCGATGGCGGCCGCCCGCAAACCCAAGCCCAAATCCAAACCCCTTGCCCGCCGCGCCTCGGTCGGCGCCAGGCGCAATCCCGACAGCGAGGCTGCCGTGCTGGCCGCCGCGCGCGGCTTGCTGGCGGAAAAGGGTTATGCCGGTTTCTCGATCGACGAGGTGGCGCGCCGCGCCGGAGCGGGCAAGCCGACGATCTATCGCTGGTGGCCAACCAAGGCGGATCTGTTCATCGCCGTCTATGCCGAGGACAAGGCGGCGTCGATCGCCGCGCCGGATACCGGTTCATTGGCCCGCGATCTCGCCGAGTTCACACGCGCGCTCTGGGGCTTCTGGCGCGAGACGCCTTCGGGGCGGGCGTTTCGGGCGCTGGTGGCCGAGGCGCAGGCGAGCCAAGCCGCGCTTGATGCGTTGCGCGTCAAGTTCCTGCCCGAACGGATCGATCTGCTCAGGCATATCTTTGCCCGCGCCGCGGCGCGGGGCGAGATCGATGCCGCTGATATCGAGACGCTGCTGGCGCTCTATATCGGCTTCAACTGGTTTCACCTGCTCACCGGTCGCGTCGAGGACGAGGTTGAGGCCATCGAGCGGATGGCGCGCATCATCGTGCGCGGTGGCGGCGCGGGTCCAACGCGCGCGCCGGAGGCCGCTCCGCAGGCAAAGCCGCGAGCGCGCACCCGGCAACTAGCGCTACAGCTGACGCTGCTGCCCGAGGAGTGATCGCTTCGCGGTGCCCGCCGCGGATCACTGCCTCGCGCGCGACGCACGATCCGACGGCCTACCTTGGAATTCATTTAAACTGTTGAGATTGCAGCTTTTTCTCGGAGCCTATAGAGATCGGGCCTCGTGTGAGGATCATGGCCGGGAGGCGAGGTGACCAACGCGCTCGCGCCGCTGCTCGACGGCCAGCTGGCCTTCCTGAAAGAAAAGCTCGCCTTCGCCGATGACCCGCGCGAGGCAGTCCATGGCGCCGATCTCACCGACCGGACGGTCTTGCGTGACATCCTGGCGCGTTACGGCGAGGCCTATCCCGGCCAGGACCCGCGCGCCGTCGCCTCGCTCTGGTCGAAATGGCACTTCGCCGTCGTGCTCGAGCCGGCCTTGGCGACCAACATGCTGCTCGACTGGGCCCTGCCGACCGGTCTCGGCGACATTGGCCTGATCTTCACCGCCGAGGCGCGGGCGCAGGCGCTCAAGGTGTCCCGTGCCGGCCATGCCTTCAAGCCGGCGACGGCGGAGGCGCGTTTCGCCGCGCTGATCGACGGCCATCTCGAACCGGTCATTGCCGCGCTCGCAGGGGAAACCGGCATCACGCCGCGGGTGCTCTGGAGCAATGCCGGCAATTATTTCGAGCATGCGCTGCGCACCGTCGAGCGGGCGACCTCGTCAGCCCAGCCCGGCGTCGTTCACGCCAAGGCTTTGCTGGCGAGCCGGACACGAGCGGATGGCCGGCCGAACCCCTTGTTCGAGCCGGTCTATTACCTCGACCAACAGGCTGAGACCGGCCGGCGCCGGCGGATCTGCTGTATCCGCTACCTCATTCCCGAACAGAAATATTGCGGTGCCTGTCCGATCGTCCGCAAGGATCGGGCGAGCCGCGATGCGGACGAGCGTCAGGCGGCGCGCGCGCGAACATGACTTTGGGACGCCGCGCGCGCCGCTCGATCCCTTATCCCCGCCGGCTCCGTTGCCAGACCAGATAGGGCATGCCGATGAGCGAGGCGACGAGGCCGGGGCCCGGCCATGGTTGCGCCGGTCACAGGCGGTTTCAAGCCCGGCGACCGGCGTGACCGTTGCCTCGGATCGATCTCAGAGTGGCCTTTTGCGCCCCGCGGCGCGCTGCCGGCCGCTTCAGCCGTTCCGCGCTTCGCCGGCATGCATCTCGGTGAAGTCTTTGAGCTCGGCTTGCACATCGGCCGGGAAATCGTCGAATTCCTGCACCTGGCGTATCTCGATGGTCGCGTCGTCAGTGCCCGGACAGCGTGAGGCCCAGGCGACAGCTTCCGCCTTCGACTTCACGTCGATCATCCAATAGCCGCCGAGCACTTCCTTGGCCTCGGAGAAGGGACCGTCGGTCACCTTGGCCTTGCCGCCGGGAAAGGTCACCCGCGCGCCCATCGACGGCGGGTGCAGGCCATCCAGCGTGATCAGCACGCCGGCCGCTTTCAGCTCCTGATTATATTTCATCATGGCGGCCACCGCCTCGGCGTCGGGCAACGTGCCGGGCGCCGCGGTCTCATAGCCCCTGGGGATCATCAGCATCATGAATCGCATGGTCGTGTCTCCTGGTTCGCATGTTGTCGGGAGGCGGGCCTTGGGGCTCGCGCTCCATCCTGACAACGAACGGGATCCCGCGGGATCGACATCGTCCGATGCTTTTTTCGAGGCAGGGCCGTGCGCCGTTTGCGCGCGATCCTGGAGCGACAGCGCGGCAAGGCGGGGTCCTGCCGGATCGGCCAACTGAATTGCGGAAGCGGCCAGCTTCGACGGAAATGCTCATCCTGGACGCCGCTTGATCCACCGATCGAGCCAGTGGTCGAGCGAAATCCGCCCCGGCCCAGACGCCATGATGGCGAGCGCCATCGCGGCCCAGGTCACATGCAGAGGCCAGCCCTGCGGCACGGTCAGTTGCACGACGAGCGTCATGACCAGAAGTCCGAACGCAGCCGGTCGCGTCGCCAGACCGAGAACGAGGAGGATGGGCAAGAGGATTTCCGCGGAACCTGCGGCGAAGGCCACCACGGCGGGAGCCGGGAAGGAATAAGGACCGCCCGGCAAGTGCAACTGGAATTCCGAACTGAAGAGCAGCACGGCGACCTCGTTCAATTGCAGGAAACCGTCCCATTTGTTGACCCCGGATCGCCAGAACGGAACTGCCAGCGCGCAGCGCAGGACAAGCTGGGTCAGCGACGGCGGGGCGAGGGCGCGAAGGATGGCGCCTGCGCGGTAGAAAACCCTGCCGATCGCTTGCCATCCAGCGGCGCCGGCGACATGCGGTCCAGGGGCCATGGCCTTATCCTCCCTGATTTGCCGCGATGAAGGCACCGGCCTCGAGCATCCCGACGATGCTGGCGGAGAGATCGAATTCCGGACTGTCCGCAAGCGCCGCCGCGGCGGCCGCGCCGAGTGGCGCGCCCGCGACGAGGTGCATCAGAAAGACCGTGCCGCCAGGTGGCAGGCGCCTGACAACGACCTCGAGACCGGGCCTCGTCACCAGCGCGTCCTCCGGCTCGGTTGCGCGGATCCGCCCGACCGGGCCGTCGCTCCGGTTTGCGACGAATATGGTGAGTGCCGGGAACCGGGAGCGCAGGATCCGGGTCGCCGGATGGGGCGTCAGAACGGTATCGGCCAGCCGGTCCGACGCTACGGAACCCAGAGCCTGGGGCGTCAGCGGTTCGGCATCGGCGGCGTGATAGGCGTCGAGCCAGGCCCGCTCGATGCGCGCCACGTCCGCCAGCCATGGCATCGGCTGCGCATGTTCATAAGCTTCGATGAAATCGGCAAAGCCGTGGCCATATTCGAACAGAAGCGGCGATGAGGGTGGCGCGGCGCGCACATGAGCCCTCGCCATCGCCCGGAAGAAATCCACGCCGACAATGCGCGCCGTCGCCGGAAACGTTGCCGCCAGCGCGTTGACGAGACTGACGGTGATGTTGTTGCGATAGACGTCGTAACGTTTGCCCGCGGCCTTGCCGGCTGGCCCGGTGAGCGACGAGGGCGGCGGTCGACCGGGATCGAGCAGCGCGGCGGCAAAGGCCCGCGCATAGCCAGGCTTGTCGCCGAAATCGTCCGCGGGGCGTTCACGCGCCAGCATGGGTCCTGTCCCGTATGGCACTGGTCGCGTGGCGGTCGAGGATCGCTTGCGCGGCGGTGGCCTCCGCCTTGAGCACGGGCCAGTCGGGAATGGCGCTGTCCCATTCGACCAGCGTCGGTATCGGTCCGCAGTGGCCGATCACGACGCCAAAAAGCGTCCACACGGCGTCGGCGACCGGGCCGTCATGGCTGTCGATGAGCAGGAGATCGCCTTCGTCGTCCGCCTGTTCGGCATGTCCCGCCAGATGGATTTCGCCGACATGCTCAAGCGGAAAATCAGCCAGATAGGCAAGCGCGGCGTAGCCGTGATTGGTGGCGGAAACGAAGACATTGTTGATGTCGAGCAACAGGCCGCAGCCTGTGCGCCGGACAAGTTCGCGGATGAAATCGGTCTCGTTCATCGTCGACTCGGCAAAAAGGACGTAGGTGGACGGATTCTCCAGCAGGATCGGGCGGCCGATCGCCTCCTGCACTTCATCGATGTGGTCGGCGACCCGGGCGAGCGTGGCCAGTGTGTAGGGCAGCGGCAATAGATCGTTGAAATAGGTCGTATCGTGGGTCGACCAGGCGAGATGCTCGGAAACAAGCGCCGGCTCGTAACGATCGACAAGCGCCTGGAAGCGCCCGAGATGGGTCTTGTCCAGAGGCTCAGGCCCGCCAATCGACATGCACACGCCGTGGAGCGAGACCGGGTAGCTCAGGCGGATGCGCGTGAGCGCGTCGTGTGGCGGGCCGCCGGCGCCCATATAGTTTTCGGCATGAACTTCAAAGAAGCCGGTCTGCTTCACGTCGGCGAGAATGGCCGGCAGATGCTCATGCTTGAGGCTGGTTCCGGCGAGGCCTGCCACGGGATGCGCGGGAAGGCGGAGCATCCCGGATGCGTTCGGCTCGGGTCTTGGCGCCAAATACTTCATCTTGGCCTCCGGTTCGGGTAGCCAGGCTCATGGCTCGGCCGTCCGCTACCGCAAGTCGCGCGTCAGCGCCTGAAGCGAGCCGGTGCGACCTCCCGGTAGCTGCATCGTGGCGCAGGTGCCGCCAGCCACGAACTTCCAGGCATTGCCCTGGTAATCAACGGTAGAAGTGCCCTGGCAGGTCGTCCCGGGACCGGCGGCGCAGTCGTTCTGTCCCTTCAGCACGACGCCGTAGCATTTCTCCATGCCCCTCGACATGGCGTCCCTGACCTGCGCATCCGTCAGCGGTGCCGCGGCTGCGAAGGACGAAAGCGCGGTCGCGACGGCGCTCGCCAGGAAGGTCGAACTCACGATTGATCTGGTGGACATGTTGCCATCTCCGGTGTGTTGCTCAGAGCGCTATTCCCCAAGCGCCATGGCCACTCGCGCGCGGGATCAGCACGCAATGGGCAGTTCGATGCGGATGGGCCATGCGTTACGTGGCTCTGGCGACACGAGTGCGTGATCGACGGATTCGGCGTAAAAAGCGTAGCTGAATCAACCGCGGCTATTGCTCCCGGCGCCTCACGCCCTGGCCGTCCCTCAGCTGCCGGTCCATTCCGGCGTGCGTTTGGCGACGAAGGCGTCGACGCCAATGCGGAAGTCGCGGCTGCCGTAGCATTCGCGAACCAGGTCGTCGCCGTCGACTTCGACCGCCTTCAGGATGCGGCGGATGGCCTCCTTGCTGACCCGCATGGTGACCGGGGCGTGGTTGACCAGGCGCCCGGTGATCTCGGCGACGCGGCCGTCGATGCCTTCCTCGACCACGTCGAGCAGGAAGCCGGCATCACGCGCCTCGGCGGCCGGGATCATCTCGGCCATCAGCAGGATGCGCTTGGTGCGCGCAACCCCGAGCTCGGCGACCAGGCGGGCGTAATTGGCGGCGGACAGGCAATTGCCGAGCGTCCGGGCAATCGGAATGCCGAATTGGGCGTCGGCGGTTGCGATGCGCAGGTCGCAGCAGGCGGCGATCGCCAGGCCGCCGCCGACGCACCAGCCGTCGACCACGGCGAGGGTTGGCACCGGCAAGGTTTCGAGCGCGGTCAGGATCGCCTCGATCCGCGCCTCATAAGCGATGCCGTCCTCGCCTGATGTGAAGGCCTGGAACTGATGGATATCGGTACCGGCGATGAAGGCCTTGCCACCGGCGCCGCGGAAGGTCGCGACCCGCAGCGTGCGGTCGGCGCGGATGGTCGCGCAGATCTCGGCCAGTTGCTCATACATCGCCCAGGTCATGGCGTTGCGCGCCTGTGGCCGGTCGAACAGGACGTGGGCGATGGCGCCCTCGCGGGTGAAACGGACGGTTCCCTGGTCCATGCGGGCTGACTTTCTTTTGGCGTCTGGCGGTTCTGAATCGTCGCCCGAGCCTAGGCGCGGTTGGCGAGATCCCAAAGCACATCGGCGAGAACCTGGGTCCCGGCGGTCAGATGCGCCGGCTCGGCCCATTCCGCCGGATTGTGCGAAATGCCGCCGCGGCAGGGCACGAAAATCATGCCGGCCGGGCAGACATAGTGCAGCTGGCGTGCGTCGTGGCCGGCAGCCGAATAGACATCCATGGCCGGAATATCGAGCGCGCCGGCGGCCTTGCCGATGGCGTCGCGGATGGCGGGCGCGAAGGTGAGCGAGGGGGAGTGCTGGATCTGCTTCAGCGCGACCTGGCAGGGCCCGCGCTCGGCCTCGACAATGCGCCTGATCTCGCCATCGACCCGGTCGACGATCGTATTGTCGGGATGGCGCAGGTCGATCGAGAAGAACACTTCCGCCGGCACCACCGAAGGGGCGTTGGGCGTCACCTGCATGAGCCCGACGGTGAGCAGCGTATCGGCTGGCTCCATGGCCGCCTGATCCATGGCGGCGATCATCCTGACCGCGGCCATCAGCGCGTCGCGGCGGTCGGCGCGCAGCGCCGTGCCGGCATGGGCGGCTTCGCCCGTCACCGTCACCCGGTAGCGCCGGGTGCCCTGGATGCCGGTGACGACACCTAAGGGAATGCCGGCCGCCTCCAGCACCGAGGCCTGTTCGATATGCGGCTCGACATAAGCCGCGATCGGCAAACCGAAGGGCCGGAGCGGCACGCCCTGGTCGCCGGCGAGGATCGCCTTCACCGCGTCGGCGATCGAAACGCCCTGGGCGTCGCGGATCGGCAGAACCTGGTCGAGCGTCTTGGTGCCGGTGAAGACGTCCGATCCGGTCATGCCCGGCGCGAAGCGCGAGCCTTCCTCATTGGTCCAGGCGACGATCTCGATCGGCCGGAGCGGCCGCGCGCCGCGCGCCGCCATGGCCTCCACCGCTTCGAGTGCCGCCAGCACGCCGAACACGCCGTCGAACTTGCCGCCGGTCGGCTGGGAATCGATATGCGAGCCGGCGACAACCGGCGGCAGCGCGGGATCGCGCCCCTCGTAACGCAGGAACAGGTTGGCGATGCCGTCGGTGAACGGTTTCAGCCCGATCCGCCGGCCCCAGGCGATCACCTGGGCGCGCGCCTCGCTCTCGACGCCTGAGAGGGTGGGGCGGTCGACGCCGCCATCGTCGCGGGCGCCGAAACGGGCAAGCGCCATATGGCGATCCCACAGCCGCTGGCCGTCGACCGCATCCGATGTTCTCGATTGGGAGG
This portion of the Phreatobacter stygius genome encodes:
- a CDS encoding DoxX family protein; this translates as MAPGPHVAGAAGWQAIGRVFYRAGAILRALAPPSLTQLVLRCALAVPFWRSGVNKWDGFLQLNEVAVLLFSSEFQLHLPGGPYSFPAPAVVAFAAGSAEILLPILLVLGLATRPAAFGLLVMTLVVQLTVPQGWPLHVTWAAMALAIMASGPGRISLDHWLDRWIKRRPG
- a CDS encoding DNA-binding domain-containing protein; protein product: MLARERPADDFGDKPGYARAFAAALLDPGRPPPSSLTGPAGKAAGKRYDVYRNNITVSLVNALAATFPATARIVGVDFFRAMARAHVRAAPPSSPLLFEYGHGFADFIEAYEHAQPMPWLADVARIERAWLDAYHAADAEPLTPQALGSVASDRLADTVLTPHPATRILRSRFPALTIFVANRSDGPVGRIRATEPEDALVTRPGLEVVVRRLPPGGTVFLMHLVAGAPLGAAAAAALADSPEFDLSASIVGMLEAGAFIAANQGG
- a CDS encoding DUF692 domain-containing protein, with the translated sequence MKYLAPRPEPNASGMLRLPAHPVAGLAGTSLKHEHLPAILADVKQTGFFEVHAENYMGAGGPPHDALTRIRLSYPVSLHGVCMSIGGPEPLDKTHLGRFQALVDRYEPALVSEHLAWSTHDTTYFNDLLPLPYTLATLARVADHIDEVQEAIGRPILLENPSTYVLFAESTMNETDFIRELVRRTGCGLLLDINNVFVSATNHGYAALAYLADFPLEHVGEIHLAGHAEQADDEGDLLLIDSHDGPVADAVWTLFGVVIGHCGPIPTLVEWDSAIPDWPVLKAEATAAQAILDRHATSAIRDRTHAGA
- a CDS encoding DUF2282 domain-containing protein, encoding MSTRSIVSSTFLASAVATALSSFAAAAPLTDAQVRDAMSRGMEKCYGVVLKGQNDCAAGPGTTCQGTSTVDYQGNAWKFVAGGTCATMQLPGGRTGSLQALTRDLR
- a CDS encoding enoyl-CoA hydratase/isomerase family protein, with translation MDQGTVRFTREGAIAHVLFDRPQARNAMTWAMYEQLAEICATIRADRTLRVATFRGAGGKAFIAGTDIHQFQAFTSGEDGIAYEARIEAILTALETLPVPTLAVVDGWCVGGGLAIAACCDLRIATADAQFGIPIARTLGNCLSAANYARLVAELGVARTKRILLMAEMIPAAEARDAGFLLDVVEEGIDGRVAEITGRLVNHAPVTMRVSKEAIRRILKAVEVDGDDLVRECYGSRDFRIGVDAFVAKRTPEWTGS
- a CDS encoding M20 family metallo-hydrolase, producing the protein MTQSRTSQSKTSQSRTSDAVDGQRLWDRHMALARFGARDDGGVDRPTLSGVESEARAQVIAWGRRIGLKPFTDGIANLFLRYEGRDPALPPVVAGSHIDSQPTGGKFDGVFGVLAALEAVEAMAARGARPLRPIEIVAWTNEEGSRFAPGMTGSDVFTGTKTLDQVLPIRDAQGVSIADAVKAILAGDQGVPLRPFGLPIAAYVEPHIEQASVLEAAGIPLGVVTGIQGTRRYRVTVTGEAAHAGTALRADRRDALMAAVRMIAAMDQAAMEPADTLLTVGLMQVTPNAPSVVPAEVFFSIDLRHPDNTIVDRVDGEIRRIVEAERGPCQVALKQIQHSPSLTFAPAIRDAIGKAAGALDIPAMDVYSAAGHDARQLHYVCPAGMIFVPCRGGISHNPAEWAEPAHLTAGTQVLADVLWDLANRA